A DNA window from Peromyscus leucopus breed LL Stock chromosome 3, UCI_PerLeu_2.1, whole genome shotgun sequence contains the following coding sequences:
- the Rnf133 gene encoding E3 ubiquitin-protein ligase RNF133 — translation MNPLHTGTWQNSAASFWLLKFGLFWLLGQKCCTASAVWTAYMNISFHVGNRMLSELGETGVFGRSSNLKKVAGVVVPPEGKTQNACDPNTGFIRPQNNEPWIALIERGGCTFTQKIKVASENGAKGVIIYNFPGTGNQVFPMSHQAFEDTIVVMIGNLKGMEILHLIRKGVLVTVVVEVGRKHIIWLNHYFVSFMIVTTATLAYFAFYHIRRLWVARIETRRWKRLTRELKKAFGQLQVRVLKEGDEEVNPNADSCVICFEHYKPNDTVRFLTCKHFFHKNCIDPWILAHGTCPMCKCDILKALGIQMDIEDGTDSLQVLMASELPETFPPMEEETNNELPLAGTSGKVTHVQEHPTSANSDSQPPSEETGHPSTGQHDL, via the coding sequence ATGAATCCCCTTCATACCGGCACTTGGCAAAACAGCGCCGCATCTTTCTGGCTTCTGAAATTCGGTTTGTTTTGGCTCCTCGGTCAGAAGTGCTGCACAGCAAGTGCGGTTTGGACTGCTTACATGAACATCTCATTTCACGTGGGGAACCGCATGTTGTCAGAGCTAGGGGAGACCGGGGTCTTCGGAAGAAGTTCCAACTTGAAGAAAGTAGCAGGAGTCGTCGTGCCACCAGAGGGAAAAACTCAGAATGCTTGTGATCCCAATACCGGTTTCATCCGGCCGCAGAACAACGAGCCCTGGATTGCACTCATTGAACGAGGAGGTTGCACTTTCACACAGAAAATTAAGGTGGCTTCTGAGAATGGAGCCAAAGGAGTGATAATCTATAACTTTCCAGGTACTGGCAACCAGGTTTTCCCCATGTCTCACCAGGCATTTGAAGACACCATCGTAGTTATGATTGGTAACTTAAAAGGCATGGAAATTTTGCATTTAATTCGGAAGGGGGTTCTGGTTACAGTCGTGGTTGAGGTGGGGAGAAAGCATATTATCTGGCTGAATCACTATTTTGTCTCCTTTATGATCGTGACAACCGCTACTTTAGCATATTTCGCCTTTTATCATATTCGGAGACTCTGGGTTGCAAGGATTGAGACCAGGAGATGGAAGCGGTTAACAAGAGAGCTCAAGAAAGCTTTTGGCCAGCTGCAAGTTCGAGTATTAAAAGAGGGCGATGAGGAAGTAAATCCGAATGCGGATAGCTGCGTCATCTGCTTTGAACACTATAAGCCTAATGATACAGTTCGTTTTCTCACGTGTAAACATTTTTTCCACAAGAATTGCATCGACCCCTGGATCCTAGCCCATGGCACTTGCCCCATGTGCAAATGTGACATTCTGAAAGCTCTGGGGATTCAAATGGACATTGAGGATGGAACGGATTCTCTGCAAGTTCTGATGGCAAGTGAGCTGCCTGAAACCTTTCCACCTATGGAAGAAGAGACAAATAATGAACTTCCTCTTGCAGGAACTTCAGGAAAAGTGACCCATGTCCAGGAGCACCCTACTTCTGCAAACTCTGATAGCCAGCCTCCTTCAGAGGAAACTGGCCATCCTTCAACTGGACAGCATGACCTTTGA
- the Rnf148 gene encoding RING finger protein 148 — translation MFFHFSCLSVSGGMNPLGLTPSASRSVSSRLLRLSIFLLLSLPASRGKAIWTAHLNITFQVGNRIISELGESGVFGNHSPLERVSGAVVLPEGWNQNACNPLTNFSRPDQADSWLALIERGGCTFTHKINVAAEKGANGVIIYNYPGTGNKVFPMSHKGTENIVAVMIGNLKGMELLHLVQKGVYVTIIIEVGRMHMPWLSHYVMSLFTFLAATVAYLFLYCAWRPRVPSSSIRRQRQTKADVKKAIGQLPLRVLKEGDKELDPNEDNCVVCFDIYKTHDVIRILTCKHFFHKTCIDPWLLAHRTCPMCKCDILKP, via the coding sequence atgttctttcatttttcatgcCTGTCAGTTAGTGGAGGAATGAACCCACTTGGACTGACTCCTTCAGCCTCCAGGTCTGTTTCATCTCGATTGTTGAGGCTTAGCATCTTTCTACTACTTAGCCTCCCTGCCTCCAGAGGAAAAGCAATATGGACGGCTCATCTGAATATAACGTTCCAGGTGGGAAACCGGATCATATCAGAGCTAGGAGAGAGTGGAGTGTTTGGGAATCATTCTCCTCTGGAAAGGGTGTCTGGTGCCGTGGTACTTCCCGAAGGATGGAATCAGAATGCGTGTAACCCCCTGACCAACTTCAGCAGGCCTGATCAGGCAGACTCTTGGCTGGCCCTCATTGAACGAGGAGGCTGTACTTTTACTCATAAAATCAATGTGGCAGCAGAGAAGGGAGCAAATGGGGTGATCATCTATAATTATCCAGGTACAGGCAACAAGGTGTTTCCCATGTCTCACAAGGGAACAGAGAATATAGTTGCAGTGATGATAGGCAACCTCAAAGGCATGGAGCTTTTGCACTTGGTCCAGAAAGGTGTCTATGTGACAATCATCATTGAAGTGGGGAGAATGCACATGCCCTGGCTGAGCCACTATGTTATGTCTTTGTTCACCTTCCTGGCAGCCACAGTTGCTTACCTTTTCCTATACTGTGCCTGGAGACCCCGAGTGCCCAGTTCTTCtatcaggaggcaaagacagacaaAGGCCGATGTGAAGAAAGCTATTGGTCAGCTGCCACTCCGAGTGCTCAAAGAAGGGGATAAGGAGCTAGATCCAAATGAAGACaactgtgttgtttgttttgatatatACAAAACCCACGATGTAATACGTATTTTAACTTGCAAACATTTTTTCCACAAGACGTGTATTGACCCCTGGCTTTTAGCCCATAGGACATGCCCCATGTGCAAGTGTGACATTCTAAAACCTTAA